The DNA sequence GATTATTGGTTTATGCAATTTAGGAAAACCAAGAGACTTAGATGATTGGGGAGCTTTGCGCGCATGGGCTTGGGGCACAAGTAAAGTTTTAGATTATTTAGAATCTGATAAAAATGTTGATGCGAAAAAAGTTGGAATTGAAGGATTATCCAGATATGGCAAAGCTGCATTGGTTACAATGGCATTTGATGAACGTTTTGCAATTGGTTTTATTGGATCTTCCGGGGCAGCTGGTGCAAAATTACACCGTAGAATATTTGGGGAGCAAGTTGAAAATATTGCATCGGAATATGAATATCATTGGATGTGCGGCAATTATATAAAATATGCCGGACCATTAACTGCTAATGATCTGCCAGTTGATTCTCATGAATTAATTGCTTTATGTGCTCCTCGACCAATATTTATAGGCGTTGGTTCTCCGGAAGTAGAAGGAAATTGGATTGATGCAAAAGGAATGTTTCTTGCGGCAGTAAATGCCGGTCCGGTTTACAAACTTTTTGGTAAAAAAGATTTGGGAGTTTCAGAATTCCCTGAAATGGGTACAAAATTAATTAGTGGAGAAATTGGGTTTCGTCAACATTTTGGTGGACATACAAATTCACCTAATTGGGAAACGTTTCTTAAGTTTGCTGAAAAATATATTAAGTGAAAAACTCAAAATATTTTTTGAGTTAATAAATTTATTTAAATCATTTTAATTTTGGGAAAATATTATGAAAAATTTTTTATTATTTGCTATTCTAATTGGATTGATTTCTTGTACACAAATTGATGTTCATAAAACATATACTAACCCAATTTTAGCTGGATTTTATCCTGACCCAAGTATTACAAGGGTTGGTGACGATTATTATTTGCTAACTTCAACTTTTACCTATTTCCCTGGAATTCCGATTTTTCATAGTAAAGATTTAGTTAATTGGGAATTGATTGGGCACGCACTAGAAAATCCTAAAACATTTAATACAAATGGTTTGGGTTTATCAAGAGGAATTTTTGCACCGGCAATTAATTATCATAAAGGAATATTTTATATTACTTGCACAATTGTTGATGGCGGCGGAAATTTTGTTGTAACTTCTACAAAACCTGAAGGACCTTACTCCGATCCAATTTATCTTCCGGAAATAAATGGAATTGATCCTTCATTGCATTTTGAAGATGACGGGAAAACATATATTCTATATAACAGTGATGCACCGGAGAATAAACCTTTATACAGTGGTCACAGAACAATTAGAATGTATGAATTCGATATTGAAAATTTAAAAGTAGTTGGTGAAGAAAAAATTATAATAAATGGCGGTACTGATATTAGTAAAAAGCCAGAATGGATTGAAGGTCCGCACATTTATAAAAAATATGGATATTTCTATTTGATGGCAGCAGAAGGCGGAACCGCAGATAATCATTCAGAAGTAATTTTTAGAAGTAAAAATATTTGGGGACCATATGAATCATACAAAGGTAATCCAATTTTAACGCAAAGAACTCTTGATCCAAAAAGGAAAAATCCGGTAACATCAACCGGACATGCAGATATGTTTGAAACACAGAATGGTGAATGGTGGGCAATATTTTTAGGCATTCGTCCGTATGAACCATTCGAAAAAAATTATTACAATCTTGCACGAGAAACATTTTTAACTCCGGTTAAATGGATTGAAGACCCAAATTCCAAAGGAGATATGTGGCCAATTATTAATCCGGATTTTGCAGAAGTTAAATTTTCTTATCCGTATCCAAATATTGATATTGATGAAAAAATTAATAGTATTGAATACAGCGGAAATTTTTCGAGAACCTATGATTTTAATGAAAATGAATTACACAAAAATTTTATTTTTCTCAGAACTCCTTTAACAAAATGGTTTTGTTTGGATGAAAAGAAAAGTTATGTAGAATTACAATTGCGAGAAGAAACTTGCAGTGGATTGGGAAATCCAAGTTTTTTGGGACATCGTCAGCAGAATAATGCTTGTGTGGCAAGTACAAAATTGCAATTCACTCCAAAATCAGAAAATGAAAAAGCTGGACTTGTAATTTTCACCAATGAAAACAAACATTATTTTATATGTAAATCTTTTGAAGAAAATAAAGAAGTAATTCAATTATTTAGAAGTGTGAAAATGGACGACAATAATAATGGAATTGAATTGATTGAAAGTAGGGAAATTTTTGATGAAAATAAATCTAAAGATGTGGTTTTAAAAATTGATATAAAAGGCGGGGATTTTTCTTTCTCATATTCTTTTGATAATGAAACTTGGAATTTGATGAAGGATAAAGTTGATGGAACTTATATCCGTGCGCATATTCCGGAAGATTTTGTTGGTTCGGTATTTGGTTTGTATGCAACCTCTCTTGGAAAAGGAAGTAATAACAAAGCATATTTTGATAATTTTTATTATGAAGGAAAAGATAAAATTTATAACGATTTGAAAAATTAGTCTGAGATAAAAGTGAAGAAAATATTATTAATAATATTTATTGTTGCGACGATTGTTGTTGCACAAAAGAATAAATTAGATTTTAAAGATTATCCAATCAGCAATGTGGATATAAGAAATATTAAATTAACTGATAATTTCTGGCTACCGAAAATTAAAACTGTTCAAAATACAACAATCAATATGGAAGTATGGTTTCCGAAATCTTTACATAAATTATAAATTTCAAAAGTTAACTTGAGGAGTAAAATTATGATTAGACTTAAACATTTATTTTTGATTTACTTTATTGCCGTATTTTCAATTATTGCCGGAGACGGAAATAAAATAATTGTAAATGGTGATTTAGGAAAAGTAAAAATTGATAAAAATATTTACGGACATTTTGCTGAACATTTAGGTAATTGTATTTATGAAGGATTTTGGGTTGGAGAGAATTCACCAATCCCCAATATTCGTGGGCTTCGTAAAGATGTAATCGATGCATTAAAAGAAATTAATCCGCCGGTAATTCGCTGGCCCGGAGGATGTTTTGCAGATACTTATCATTGGATGGATGGAATTGGTCCACGTGAAAATCGTCCTTCAATTGTAAATACAAATTGGGGAGGAGTTACAGAAGATAATAGTTTTGGGACTCATGAATTTCTCGATCTCTGTGAAGTTCTTGGAGCTGAGCCATATTTGTGTGTAAATGTTGGAAGTGGAACTGTTGAAGAAGCTGCAGAATGGGTAGAGTATGTAAACTCAAATAATGAAAGTCCTATGACAAGATTAAGAAAACAAAACGGAAGAGAAAAACCTTGGAATGTAAAATATTGGGCCGTTGGAAATGAAAGTTGGGGATGCGGCGGAAATATGGAACCGGCTTATTATTCAGATGAATTTAAAAGATTTTCAACATTTATGCATGGAAGAAATTTATATAAAGTTGCAAGCGGCGGAACTGATGCTGATTATGATTGGACAGAAACAGTAATGAAAAAAACACAAAAGTTTGGACATTTAATTCAAGGATATTCATTTCACTATTACACAGTTTATCCCGGATGGAATCCCAAAAGTTCTGCTACACAATTTAAGGAAGACGGTTGGTTCGGAATGATGAAAAATACTTTTGTGGTTGATGAAAGATTAAAAAAACATGTCGGTTTAATGAATGAATATGATCCGCAAAATAAAATTGGATTGATTGCAGATGAATGGGGAAGCTGGTATGAGGTTGAACCCGGAACAAATCCCGGTTTCTTATATCAACAAAATACTTTGCGTGATGCTGTTATGGGAGCAATTTACTTAAACATTTTTAACAACAATGCAGAACGAGTTAAAATGGCAAACATTGCACAAACAATAAATGTTTTACAAGCAATGTTATTAACAAAGGAAGATCAGCTAGTTAAAACACCAACTTTCTATTTATTCAAAATGTACAAAGTTCATCAAGATGCTACTTTATTACCAATAAATATTTCGTGCGAAGATTATGAATATAATGGAGATAAAGTTCCGGCTGTAACTGCATCGGCTTCAAAATCCGCAAATGGAGATATAAATATTTCATTAGCAAATGTTAACCCAAATAAAGATTTGGAAGTTGAAATTGATTTGCGTGGAATATTAAAAGCTAATTTGGCAAAAGGTGAGATCATAAATTCTGAAAATATGAATGATTATAATGATTTTGGACAACAAGAAAAAGTGAATATAAAATCATTTTCCGGATTCAAATTATCTAATAATAAATTAAGTGTTAGTCTTCCGGCAAAATCTGTTGTAACAATTAATGTAAATTAGAGTGTAAAAAAATAGGAAAAAATTAATGGTGTTGTAATTTTTCCCTATCTTATTTACATAGTAATAACTTTAAAAAATATAGTTAATGATTTTGTTAAAAATATAATTAAAAAAATAAATTTTTTTTGAATTGAATTTTATGCCTCAAAACCTAGAAAACATCGAAACTTTATTACAAAAATTAAAGAGCGAAATTAAAAATTATGGCAGAGTAATTATTGCTTTATCCGGCGGAGTGGATTCTTGTTTAGCAACATATTTATGCAGAAAATATCTTGGGAAAGAAAACACCGTTGCTGTAATTTCCGATTCCGCAAGTCTGAAAAGAAAAGATTTAAATATTGCAATTAATTTTTGTAACGAGCATGATATTAAATACGAAATTGTTAAATCCGAAGAATTGAAAAATGAAAATTATTCTTCAAATCCAATTAACCGATGTTACTTTTGCAAAAATGAACTTTATGATAAGTTAACAAATTTGGCAACTTCTAAGTATCTAAATTATAAAATTATTAATGGAAATAACTATTCAGATTTGGGCGATTACCGACCTGGATTAAAATCTGCTTCAGAGAATAATATTCTAAGTCCATTTATTGATTGTGAAATAGTTAAAAAGTCAATTAGAGAAATTGCTAATTATTTCAATTTATCAGTTTGGGATAAGCCTTCAAGTCCTTGTTTAAGCAGCAGATTCCCTTATGGTGAATCAATAAATGAAGCAAAATTAAAAATGGTTGAAGATGCAGAAATGATTCTTAATGATTTTGGTTTTGAAGAAGTTAGAGTTAGAACAAGCGGCAGTTCGGCAAAAATTGAAGTTCCGAATAATCAAATTGATGATTTAAAAATTCATTTCAAAAAAATTGAAGAAAAATTAAAAGAATTAGGTTATGATAATTGTTTAATAGATGATGAGGGATTAATCTCCGGAAAGCTTAATAGAGTAATTTATGAATTATAATATTGATCACAATCGTAAAAATAGGATTGGATTTCCTGAAGTTATTTACGGTGAAACTAAAGATGTTGAAACACTTCTAAAAATTATTAAAGAAGTACTTAAATATGAAAAGAAAATTTTAATTACAAAACTTCAAGAAGTAAAATATTTAGAAATAAAGACAAACTTTAAAAATGTTTTTTATGATCAAAAATCCGGAATATGTTTGATTGGAAAATTTCCGGAAGTTAAAAAGAAAAATCCGGATGTAATGATTTTATCCGGCGGAACTTCAGATGAATTTGTTGTAAATGAAGCATTTTATACGGCAAAATTTTTGGCATTAAAAACAGAAAAAATTATGGATGTTGGTGTTGCCGGTGTGCACAGATTACTTGAAAAAGAAAATGCAATTTTAAAAGCAAAAGTGATTATTGTTTGCGCGGGTTTTGAAGGCGCATTGCCAACTTTAGTTTCCGGATTATTTCCTCAACCCGTAATTGGAGTTCCGGTAAGTGTAGGTTACGGTGTTGCAAAAGGCGGTACAACTGCGTTAAACTCTATGTTATCAAGTTGTGCCAATGGTTTAACAGTTACAAATATTGATAATGGTTATGGCGCAGCAATTGCCGCTTACCGAATTCTGAAAGGTTAAAATAATGACAAAGATATTAAAAATAGAAGCATTCTCCGGTGCAAGCGGCGATATGTTTTTAAGTGCGCTCGCTCAATTAACAAATTCATTTGATGAATTGATAAGTTTGCCTGCTTTATTAAATTTTGGCGATCATGCTGAAATAAAAATTACAGATGTGATGAAAAATGGAATTTCGTGCAAACATGTTAAAGTGATTGATAAGGTTCATCAACATCACCACAGACATTTAAGTGATATCATTAAAATTATAAATGAATCATCATTAAATGATAACGCAAAAAAAATTGCTTTAGACATATTTGCAATTATTGGAAAAGCAGAAGCAGAAGTTCATAATATCCCAATTGAAAAAATACATTTCCATGAAATTGGAGCGGTTGATTCAATCATTGATATTTGCGGGACAGCTTTTTTATTAGATAAACTCAATATCAAAAATTCCTATCTTACTACATTAAATACTGGAAAAGGATTTGTAAATACTGCTCATGGAAAACTTCCAATTCCAACACCTGCAACAAAATTAATACTTGAAGGAATACCATATAATTATGGAGAAGAAGAAGGTGAAAAACTTACGCCAACCGGAGCGGCAATAATTAAATATCTAAATCCACAATTTAATCAAATATCAACAAGCGATTTAAAAACTGCATACGGTGCAGGCGAAAAAGATTTTAATCTGCCAAATGTATTAAGATTATCTATTTCTGAAATTACAAATCAAGCACAAAATTTAATAATGTTGGAAACAAATTTTGATGATATGAATAATGAATTTTTGGGAATTCAATTTCAGAATCAGCTATTAAATATTGGAGCAATTGATTTTTATCTGACTCAAGTAATAATGAAAAAAGGGAGACCCGGAATTACACTTAATATAATTTGTGAACAAAGTAATCTTGATGAAATATCAAATTTTATATTAAATTTTACATCTACAATCGGTGTTAGATATTATCCAATTCAGCGAATTGAACTAAATAGAAAGTTTACACAAATTGAAACAGAATTTGGTAAGTTCAATGTGAAAGTATCTCAAATGCCAAATGGAGAAGAAAAAATTAAACCGGAATCAAACGAAATTATGGAATCTGCTTTAAAAAATAATATTAGTCCTGACTATTTATCAAACTTAATAAAGGAACGCTATGAAAAAAATAATTAATAAAATTGCTTTTGCAACACTTGCATTAACTCCTTCACTTTTTGCACATGAAGGTCATGTACATCAAGGTACATCGATAGAAATATTAGTACATAATTTTGTAACATCGCCATGGTTTTTATTTCCGGCAATATTATTAATCGCGTTTCTAAGTTTTAAAAATTACAGGAAAAGAAAAACTGCAAAATTATAAATATTAAATTTTAATAATGTTTTTATTAAATCTAATTTGAATTCATAAATTCATTAAAATAAATATTCATGAAAAAAATAATTTTTAAAATTATCATTATTCTATCTTTAACTTGTCCAAAGTATAACGCACAATTTATAGATAACTTTGATAAAGAAAACATTGAAGGATGGTTTGCGTTAGTTGGTGATGGAAACCCTAAATTAAGTTTTGTTGCCGGTAAAGAGTTTGCAACAATGCTTATTGATGGAACTGCGGATAAGCATAATGTTTATTGGACTTTAATAAAACGTGATGTTACTAAATGGCTTGATCTTTCAAAATTAGAAGATCCAAATTATCAGTTAAGAGTTGAGGCTAAAGTTAGGCTGCATAATGCTCCTCGCAGATTAAATTTTATGGTTAATACAAATCGTACAACTGATTTTCATATTGATTTAATGGAATTTGATATCGCCGATACAACTAACTGGCACGTTATAAGTATGACAACAAAAAATTTTGACGCGAAACCCGGCGATGCTGTTTATGTACAACTTTGTGCAACAGATTTCGGATTAGAAAAATACAAAGTTGATGTTGATTATTACCGCGCCGATATTGTGAATATTAATGAACTTGAACCGGATAAAGGAAACTCAGTTGCGTATCATCCGCCAATTCCAGAATTAACTAATTTTACAAATCATCTAAATGTAAATCATGATTGTATAATAAATCCAGATTATCCGGATGTAAATTTTAATG is a window from the Ignavibacteriota bacterium genome containing:
- a CDS encoding glycoside hydrolase family 43 protein translates to MKNFLLFAILIGLISCTQIDVHKTYTNPILAGFYPDPSITRVGDDYYLLTSTFTYFPGIPIFHSKDLVNWELIGHALENPKTFNTNGLGLSRGIFAPAINYHKGIFYITCTIVDGGGNFVVTSTKPEGPYSDPIYLPEINGIDPSLHFEDDGKTYILYNSDAPENKPLYSGHRTIRMYEFDIENLKVVGEEKIIINGGTDISKKPEWIEGPHIYKKYGYFYLMAAEGGTADNHSEVIFRSKNIWGPYESYKGNPILTQRTLDPKRKNPVTSTGHADMFETQNGEWWAIFLGIRPYEPFEKNYYNLARETFLTPVKWIEDPNSKGDMWPIINPDFAEVKFSYPYPNIDIDEKINSIEYSGNFSRTYDFNENELHKNFIFLRTPLTKWFCLDEKKSYVELQLREETCSGLGNPSFLGHRQQNNACVASTKLQFTPKSENEKAGLVIFTNENKHYFICKSFEENKEVIQLFRSVKMDDNNNGIELIESREIFDENKSKDVVLKIDIKGGDFSFSYSFDNETWNLMKDKVDGTYIRAHIPEDFVGSVFGLYATSLGKGSNNKAYFDNFYYEGKDKIYNDLKN
- the larC gene encoding nickel pincer cofactor biosynthesis protein LarC, whose translation is MTKILKIEAFSGASGDMFLSALAQLTNSFDELISLPALLNFGDHAEIKITDVMKNGISCKHVKVIDKVHQHHHRHLSDIIKIINESSLNDNAKKIALDIFAIIGKAEAEVHNIPIEKIHFHEIGAVDSIIDICGTAFLLDKLNIKNSYLTTLNTGKGFVNTAHGKLPIPTPATKLILEGIPYNYGEEEGEKLTPTGAAIIKYLNPQFNQISTSDLKTAYGAGEKDFNLPNVLRLSISEITNQAQNLIMLETNFDDMNNEFLGIQFQNQLLNIGAIDFYLTQVIMKKGRPGITLNIICEQSNLDEISNFILNFTSTIGVRYYPIQRIELNRKFTQIETEFGKFNVKVSQMPNGEEKIKPESNEIMESALKNNISPDYLSNLIKERYEKNN
- a CDS encoding alpha-N-arabinofuranosidase: MIRLKHLFLIYFIAVFSIIAGDGNKIIVNGDLGKVKIDKNIYGHFAEHLGNCIYEGFWVGENSPIPNIRGLRKDVIDALKEINPPVIRWPGGCFADTYHWMDGIGPRENRPSIVNTNWGGVTEDNSFGTHEFLDLCEVLGAEPYLCVNVGSGTVEEAAEWVEYVNSNNESPMTRLRKQNGREKPWNVKYWAVGNESWGCGGNMEPAYYSDEFKRFSTFMHGRNLYKVASGGTDADYDWTETVMKKTQKFGHLIQGYSFHYYTVYPGWNPKSSATQFKEDGWFGMMKNTFVVDERLKKHVGLMNEYDPQNKIGLIADEWGSWYEVEPGTNPGFLYQQNTLRDAVMGAIYLNIFNNNAERVKMANIAQTINVLQAMLLTKEDQLVKTPTFYLFKMYKVHQDATLLPINISCEDYEYNGDKVPAVTASASKSANGDINISLANVNPNKDLEVEIDLRGILKANLAKGEIINSENMNDYNDFGQQEKVNIKSFSGFKLSNNKLSVSLPAKSVVTINVN
- the larB gene encoding nickel pincer cofactor biosynthesis protein LarB, which codes for MNYNIDHNRKNRIGFPEVIYGETKDVETLLKIIKEVLKYEKKILITKLQEVKYLEIKTNFKNVFYDQKSGICLIGKFPEVKKKNPDVMILSGGTSDEFVVNEAFYTAKFLALKTEKIMDVGVAGVHRLLEKENAILKAKVIIVCAGFEGALPTLVSGLFPQPVIGVPVSVGYGVAKGGTTALNSMLSSCANGLTVTNIDNGYGAAIAAYRILKG
- the larE gene encoding ATP-dependent sacrificial sulfur transferase LarE, with translation MPQNLENIETLLQKLKSEIKNYGRVIIALSGGVDSCLATYLCRKYLGKENTVAVISDSASLKRKDLNIAINFCNEHDIKYEIVKSEELKNENYSSNPINRCYFCKNELYDKLTNLATSKYLNYKIINGNNYSDLGDYRPGLKSASENNILSPFIDCEIVKKSIREIANYFNLSVWDKPSSPCLSSRFPYGESINEAKLKMVEDAEMILNDFGFEEVRVRTSGSSAKIEVPNNQIDDLKIHFKKIEEKLKELGYDNCLIDDEGLISGKLNRVIYEL